agagagatcacaagtaggcagagaggcaggcagagagagaggaagagaagcaggcctcctgtcgagcagagagcccgatgtggggcttgatcccaggactctgggatcatgacctgagctgaaggcagaggctttaacctactgagccacccaggtgcccctgtaagagATTTGATCTTAAGTGCTCTCACCCTCTCACATGAATTGCAGCtaggaaaggaaatgaatatgttaattagcttgattttggtaatcatttcacagtatcaATATGTCAAAATGTCACATTGTGTACcctaaatatatgtaatttttatttgtcagttatactttaataaagcaggaaaaaaaagtcacctaAAATACAACAATTAGATTTGTTAACAATTTGATATGTATGTGTCcatatttttctctatatatcttcatttgtttaaaaataatgaaaatataaacatattcatAAATGTCAATGGAAATATATGTAGTTATAATTTGAGAAAAGGtggaattttttttgagagattttacttatttatttgatagagagagagagagatcacaagtaggccgagtggcaggcagagagagagggggaagcaggctccctcctgagcatagagtccgatgtggggcctgatcccaggaccctgagatcatgacttgagctgaaggcagaggattaacccactgagccacccaggtgccccttgatgttctttttaaaaacatcaatttaattaacatgtagtatattattaatttcagaggtagagtttagggattcatcagttgcatataacacccagtggtcattacATCATTtgtcctctttaatgcccatcacctagttaccctatccccctaccccctgccctccatcaaccctcagtttctttcctacagttaagagtctcttacggtttgtctccctctccagtttgtctgattttatttttcctcttctttcacccacgatcctctgttttgtttaagttccacataggaatgaaatcatgtgataatGATCTTTCTTGGACTGACTTACTTTTCTtgacataataccctctagtttcatccacgtcattgcaaatgacaggatttcattttctaatggctaatattcatatatatatatatatacaaatatatatatgcaaatataaaatcacctcttctttatccattcttctgttgatggacatctggactctttccatagtttggctgttgtggacattgctgctatgaacattttggtcacatttgtatttttggggtaaaaacccaggagtgcaattgctgggtcatagggtagctctattttcaagtttttgaggactctccatgctgttttccagagtggttgcaccagcttgcattccaccaacagtgtaggagggtttcacCACAGCCAAACTATTCTGTACTGTTTTCTGTACAATGCATATGGTGGGactgagggggaaggggaagaagcccTGGAACACACAGTTGAACATGTACAAAAGTAACTTGACACTATGACACCCCACCAGCAAGAATGATGGAGGTCTCTCTCACCCCCAGGGCTGAGGGGAACATTCTAGAAAATGGCAGGAGGGGAGCTAACCAGTGCTGGCCAAGGTGCTGTGGGGATGAGAAGGGGTGTGAGTCCAGAGGGGAAGAGGGCCTGTGAGTAGGCCTCTTGAGCCGGTTGGCTGTTGAGCAGCAGCTCAGCAGCTTCTCAAGGATAGTGTGGGTGTGGCGGAGTGGCTGGCCAGCTCCTTGGGGCCTCCGTAGTCCTCCAGCAGGCTCAGATTCAGGTGCGGAAGTCCCGCCTTTCCTTGCTGTAGGTCATGGCTGCCAGCAGCCTGCACAGGATGAGTTTGGTTTGGTCCTGGAACAAGCTGGTCTGCACATAGCCATTGATGAGATGTGATGGCATTGTGGGTGTGAAACCAGGAGCGCAGTGTAGAGTAGCCTGGCCAGCTGATCACCTTCCCAGGGCGTGATATTGgcgcctgccttcagcaagaGCGAAGTGGTGCCCCTATAGTGGTGCCATGTAGTTCAGGAAATACTTCAGGAGGCTGATCTTCATCAGGGAGCTGGGATGGGAGCTCACGGTGAGGTAGGACTCTGTGCCTTCGTGCTCTGTGTCATTGTAGAGGTTCAGGCGCGTTGAGTCGTTGAAGAACATCCCCATGCCCTTGTTGCACAGCGGGTACCCGAGGCCATATTGTTCAAAGAGTCCACGTGCCTGCTGACCCAGAAAATGGGGATGCAGGCAGGATCCTCAGCTTCCTCTTGCCTCACCAGCCCCCGCTCCAAGGGCTTGGATGCTTTGACGCTGTGTAGCTGTTGCAGCATGTCGCCGGGGGCAGTCAGCTGCCTCATTTGTCTCCTGGACCACTGGCTCCTCTTTTTCCCTGGGCCGCTCGGGTATGGAGGTCTCCGTGCTTTACCGAGGACTGTGAGAGGCTTCAGTTGCTGGGGTTGAGGCTGGTGAGAGCGATGGAAAACTGGGGTGCAGAGGTGAGACAGGTGATGGGTAGCCGGTTGGGGATGGAGCCGGAAGTAAAGAAGTCGTCACTGGGCAGCTCGTGAATGGTGGGGTGGGCAGTAGGGTCTGTGTGAAGCATCCTTTGGATGAGGGAGGCGGCCACAGGGTTGATGTGTTCAGAATACTGTAGTCATTCTTCTTGATCCGGAGGTATGTCTCTTTGAGGTGAGAGGTCTCAAAAGGTGGTTTGCCCACTAAcaatgtatacatgtgtatggaaccaaattatgaaagaaatgttaaaaaagagaaaaaaaaagctggggacatcatgttgcctgatttcaagttatattacaaatctgtgatcccaagacagcatagtattgaaacaaaaatagacacatagaccaatggaacagaatagagagatcAAATACAGACCttctactctatggtcaactaattttcaacaaagcaggaaaaaatatccaatggaaaaaagacagtcccttcaaaaaatggtgctgggaaaattggacagctaaatacagaagaatgaaactcatcCATTCTTTTATACCATATTCAAGGATAAACTCAAAAaggacaaaagacctcaatgtgagacaggaatccatcagaatcttagaggagaacataggcaataatctctcaacatcagccacagcaacttctttcaagacatgtctccaaaggcaaaagaatcaaaagcaaaaatgaacttttgggacttcatcaagataaacaccttctgcacagcaaaggaaaccatcaataaaacagagaagcaacccacagaatgggagaagatattcgtaaatgacactgcagacaaagggctgatgtccaagatttataaggaacttctcaaactcaacacccaaaaaacaaatattccagtcaaaaaatggtcattagacatgaacagacacttctccaaagaagacatacaaatggctaatagacacatgaaaaaaatgttcatcataattggccatcagggaaattcaaatcaaaatgacattgagataccaccttacaccagttagaatggcaaaaattaacaaaacaggaaacaaacattggagaggatgtggcgaaaggggaactctcttattttgttggtgagaatgcaagttggtgcagccactttggaaaacagtgtggaggttcctccaaaattcttatgacccagcaattgcactactagatatttccCCCacaggtacagatgtagtgaaaagaaggggcacatacaccccaatgttcatagtagcaatgtccacaatagctgaactgtggaaagagcagaaaTGCCCTTCAAcccatgaatggataaagaagatgtggtccatatgtacaatggaatatttttcagccatcagaaaggatgaatacccaccatttgcattggcctgggtggaactggagaggattatgctgaatggaataagtcaagcagagaaagacaattatcatatggtttctcttatatgtggaacataaggaatagcatggaggatgttgggagaaggaagggaaaaatgaagggggggaatcagagggtgagatgaacaatgagagactatggactctgagaaacaaactgagggtttgtggTGTCAGGGGGGAttggttagcctggtgatgggtagtaaggagggctgggagtgcatggagcactcggCGTTATACACAAACgatgaatcatgaaacactacatcaaaaactaatgatatactgtatggtgaccaagataacattcaaaaaaaaaaaaaaagaaagaaaagaagcaaaagaaaagaacatgggggaaaaaagagaggaataccaaaaacagactcttatcTAAAGAGAATCAACTGGTGGTTACCtgaaggaaggggtggggaatggggaatgggtgaaataggcgaTTTTGTCATATACGtctttttatgtataaatatgtatgtgtatatgtataaatatgtatgagGAGTGCTCTTGTGATGAGCATCAGCTGTTGCATGGACGTGTTGAAtgactacattgtacacctgaaaccaatatgttAAATTGGTtaaccatatgttaactaactggaatttaagtaaaaacttaaaaaagcagaaaaaaaaatcgcTCTCAGTTCTCTGCCTTGAAATTAATGTCCAGACCCATATGTATGTTTGTGGAGTGCTGGTGTTAAGGTAAGTTCCTGGTAGTGTTTTCCTACTGATTCAGTGTCCTTTAAGATAATTCCCTCAGCTGACAGTGGGTAGGCAGTGTCATGATTGGGAAAGTGTGAGAAGGATCATTTGAGATTGTAGTTGTGACTAATGGGAACAAGTATTTGAGGTCTTCTTCTGAATACAGGAATGTTTTGTCCAGTTGGTATTATTTTTGCCAGAAAATCCATTTGGATTTTGGTCTGTTTGGGCAAGGTAGGGAATATGACAGGGAGAGAGGTGCAAAATGGCTGTGGGTACTGAAAGGGAGTGATCACAGTGTTGGATTGCAAAACCCAAGTGTACAAGAGGAGATGAAGAAAAGGAATGGGACTAGATTCAGTGAACTGTGGAATGATGGTTGGTTTAACAGCACCTatagtttaaaagaaatgaattaaaaagatagaaaagttGGAACTTTAAGATTGGTGAATGTGCTTTTTCCAGTTGTGATCTAGTGGCAGAGTTCTGGATGTTATTATAGAAGTTGGTTTCTCTGGTAGCACGTAGACCAAGGCATTTGGGGAAGAGTCCAAACAATGTGTTGGAGAGGTAACTTCTGCTGTTGCTACAGTTCCTAAGAAAGATAGGGGTAGTTGAAGGTAAGGAAGCCTGTGTGTCTGGCACTGAAATCATCATTAGAAATCCTGGAGTGAGAAGAGTGGGGCTCGATCAGGTGTTAATAGGTAAATAGGTAGGTAATATGTAGGTAAATACAGTGAGAGAATGTTTTCCAGGTGGCATGGACATTACTCGTGTTGGTGTTTTTACTAAGGGGAGGGGAGATTACAATTGGGAGTTGTAATTGTGACTCCCAGCATCTGTGCTCCACTATGAGGAGTGGGTATAAAGATTTGGATTTGCTAAGTTGGAGATACCACAGTGGTTTCTTGAGTAGGCAGCATGGTTTTAGTCAGGATGAAGAGGCAAGTGGAATGTTCACAAGTTGTTGAAGATGAAAAAACAACAGCACTGGATGCTGATTGCTAAGAGACTGGAATGTAAATGTTACTATAGCAGTTAGTTAGGCTGCGAAGAGGGGCCTTGTCAATGAAAGTGGGCATATGGATGTCGATAAAGATGTATATGACAAAATTTTTTATCTTGACCTAGGTTGTGTTTGCTCTATGATAAGTAATTCATTAAgcaattcatttcttttattttctgtttttgtgtttcttttctatttaattttaattttaatttattttattatttttattatgttatgttagtcaccatatagtatgtcatcatcatcagccatcagggaaattcaaatcaaaacaacattgagatacaaccttataccagttagaatggcaaaaattaataaggcaggaaacaataaatgttggagaggatgtggagaaaggggaaccctcttacactgttggtgggaatgcatgttggtgcagccaatttggaaaacagtgtggaagtttctcaaaaaattaaaaatagagctaccctaagaccctgcaattgcactactgggtatttaccccaaagatacagatggagtgaaaagaagggccatatgtaccccaagtttcatagcagcagtggccacagtcgccaaactgtggaaagagcagagatgcccttcaacagaagaatggataaagaagtggtccatatacacaatgaaatattactcagccatcaggaacgtgtttcttttttaaacaacaaatctCCCCCAAATGAGAGAAATCCTTTAGAGTCTGAAAGGCAATAGCCTAACATTATGAATGTGtcaataacttttttatttttataaaaatatttcatatcccTCACAACTCATATCCAATCTCCCCTAAAGTTCCTTGATTGTATAATCATATTCTGATTGTTTCTGCTTTCACTTCACTCTAGATCCAGTAAACAGGGGACATAATTCTTTAGCCTCATTCTGTTGGTCTGAGCAAATCCTGAGGCCATCACAGATGCAAGGGACCAGGTAAAAGACTGTCCTTCATGATGGGGGAATTGACTCGTATGTGTGGTAGACTGAAGAGCTACTGGCTGCCGTTTGTGTAGATGGTCAGCTACACTTGACAAACTATTAGACTGACCAATATTCAAAAGCTTGACATATGCTGTGCTGGCAAGGCTGTGAGAAGAATTTGCTTCCATACATGGCTGGCAGGAACGAAAGTAAGATAGTCTCTAAGAAGGGAATCTTTCTGTGTACAATCCGACTGCGAATGCAATTACCCCTCAGGCAAGGTCATCTTACTTCTAGACATAGACTGTAAGATTTATCAAGAATTATCCAACTGAAGGTCTCCTGCATGGCTTgataggttaagcctctgcctttggctcaggtcatgatctcagggtcctgggatcaagcactgcattggtctctctgctcagtggggagcctgcttccctccccatctgtctgcctctctgcctacttgtgatccctctctctctctctctctgtgaaataaataaataaaatcttaaaaaaagaattatcctactgaagaagagagagaaaaaataatataaaaaagcaaactCTCAGGTCTTGGTACAACAATGTCAAAATATATATTGTTGGagtttcaaaatgaaataagagaataggacagaaaaatgttttctttttttttcaatttatttattttcagaaaaacagtattcattattttttcaccatacccagtgctccatgcagtccgtgccctctacaatacccaccacccaatgttttctaagaaatatttgctgactgTATCTAAATGAGATAAATATAATAAGCTTACTGAGATTCAAGAATCTTCATGAACTTCAGAGAGGATAAACACAAGGAAAGCTCTGCGTAGGCCCATCCAAACTGAACTGAAAATTAAGATGAAGTGAAAAGTCTTGAATGCAGCCTAAGGAGTCAATCAAAGGCTATAGAAACTTGGCTAAGGTCATCAAGAATCACATGCCTTTACTAATTGTTAAGCTTGTACATTTATATACCCTTAGACAACAGAGTTCAACATCAGATTCATGACTGCAACTTGAAACTCATGAAAGTTTCACGTTATCTTTCTTACGaagaataaaacactaaaaactgAGGCCATCTTAATTGTGAGCATTTATATTACAATTTCAGTAAAATTGGCATGCAGCCATGCTGGCTTAGGTGGTAGAAAGCTTCTGTATCAGAGCATCtgtggagaaataagagaaatggaGCAGGAAGAGGTGAAGGGGGGTGGGCCATGGTCTTAGAGACCCAGCCCACCTGGGATGAGGGTGAGGCTGGTGGAGAGGCTCTGTCCCTGGGGCCCTGGTGTAGTGTTCCCTCAAGGGCTCTCATGACAGAGCATAAACAGCCCAATTGCTGTCCTCATGTCAGTTCCTGAAGACTCAATCTAAGGCTGTTGAGTGCATGTCTGTCTGGGAGTAGAAAGGCTCCTGGATCAAGGTAAGGACTGGGCTGGTGTTGTGTCCCAGACAGGCCAGAGGTGACAGGAGTCTTGGAGGCTATTGATATATGTGGATGAAGAATGGAAAACTGGAGACACCAATCTGGTTGGTCATGGCCAATGTGGAGCGGGAGTTCTGGGAAGGCAGGTGGGAGTACATGGGCTCTCTGATGTTACTGACAGTTAGTAGACAAAGAGACGCCATCCAAAAAGTAACAGGTACCCTAAAAATTAGGGTGGGTATGAGATAACAGAAAGATACTGACTGAGACTGCAAACACAGCTTGGCAAATATgagaagagccctgggaaggATGGGGACCTGCGCTGGGCTTTAGAAAGCAGGGTGTGGGAGGAAGGGCTTTGAGGAGACAGCCAGGCTCTCATGGGCAGATGTGAGAAGAAAGTGCGAGGGAGGGATGTCTGAGAGGAGACATGGAGGATGAACATGTGCTAGAACACGGTTATTCCAACAAGAGACCAACTAAACAGGGAGCTCTCCATTCCCTGAGCTCCCTAGTTTTGGTCTTCGGCTGAATTAATAAAGAtattcctgcttctcccttcctgcaACCATCTGGCATCAGCAGCTTCTATGATCTTCCCTCACTTCAAGCCCCAGCCTGTGCGCATTCTGTCTTTGCTGGCCTTTGCCTTCCACAGAGCAGCTACATGCTTTCTAGAGACAGTGCCCTCCTTCAAGCCAGCTGGACTCCCTTGAGTACCTAACGGTAGAACTGTTTCTCCCATCACCTGGAGCTGATTTTccttcccagaaagaaaaaaagcagaggcACCAAGAGGGGGAGTCAGAGGGTGGAAGATATGATGTTAATGAGCGTAAGCTATAACTCAGCTACTGAGATAGGTATTTTGGGATATTCTTCCTCAGAGGGAATAAACATTTGTCCCCAGTTCTCCAAAGCTACCTGTATAAATTTGATTCATCTCATCATAAGCCCCTAGGTTTGTGGGAGGGTCTCAGTTTTTCATATCACCAGTTTGTACTATGGTGCTTGAAAAATAGTTTCATGCTCAAAATATACTTGCCAAAGGACTAATGAATGAAAGTTTACTGGCAAACATATGATAAAATTTctaccttcaacaaaatattctaaatttgatGCTGTTGCATGCCCAGCAAAAATGAGCTTTCTCCTTTCCAATTTCAATAGTTTTTAGTTTCCTAAGGTGCGAACCCAAGGAATTCCTCCCTCACCTTGGGGTCACAGGCCCTGTCAATATTCTCTCTTATAGGGCTTATGACtttctttcacaatttttttattgtgttaatcaccatacatcattagtttttgatgtagtgttccaagattcattatctgcatataacacccagtgctccatgcaatctgtgccctcctttatacccaccaccaggctcacccaaccccccacccacctcccctccaaaaccctcagtttgtttctcagagtccacattctctcatgcTCCGTCTCCCCCTCCGCtttccccccttcacttttcctgtccttctcctagtatcttccatgttattccttatgttcaacatatgagtgaaaccatatgataattgtctttctttgcttgacttacttcccttaacataatcccctccagttccatccatgttgatagaaactggtgggtattaatcctttctgatggctgagtaatactcccttgtatatatggaccgtatcttctttatctattcgtctgttgaagagcatcccagatctttccatagtttggcctttgtggacattggtgctataaacattggggtatatggACTCATGACTTTCCTTATGGGTAGGCAAATTATGTGATAGATTCTGAAATTTCAAATCTCATTTCTATCCATACTTGGTTTGTGAAATTTGGTGATTCACATTCACTGGGTGTCATTTACTCTTCgtgtgaaatgggaaaaataccCAATTCCTGGAGTGGATCTTCAGTATCTAAATACAAAGAATATGAAGGACTACAAAGTGTTACTATAATCTCTGgcataaattaatttctttgtgaCAGTATAATATTCTATTCCCAGAATACTCCTAGCCATTTAGAATTCTGTCTCTTCAGCCAATTACTATTCCAAGAAATGTCCACAAGTAACCTTCTAAAGTAGCGTAATTGTTCTAAACTACTGGCTAAAGACATCTACTGGCTGCCCCCTGTGTAAAGGATGGATGGAGTCTAAGTATGAAGTTGTGATTAAGGCTCTTCACCATCAGGAAAAATCTGCCTATgcggcccctccccttccccctttcaGTGTTTTCTGTGCATCAGCTACCCTGGGCTGGTAATGTTTCAAGAATTCAAACCTTTTTCATGGTGAttcccccttttccttctttacCTTATGTTAGATGACTCAATCTCAAAGTCAAGAATCATCCTGTAATTGCCTTcagcccctctgcccccaccgCCCTGTCTCCTTCCTACATTCATAACCACCTGCTTGTAGGGAAAGAACATACAACAATAGTTTTGGTTATTGGAAACATGTATCCTTTAATTAGAGGGTCACTCATTGAGGGCAGGGAATATTTTCTATTCACCATTGTATGTGTCTTATTATTTGCATGTTCCATGAAGACAGAGTTTAAGATATGCCCAAGTCTCCTAGTGTCTTCACGAAGAATATTACAAGAAAATCTGTGTTTTCACCTGTCTGTGGGCATAGGAGGTGATGTTCTGAAAGATCTCCCCAGGCATGATTTCTTTAAACCACACTGCTATTAGCCACAGAGTCTTCTACCTGTTGGGCATCCCTGGCCTTGAAGACCAGCACAGATGGATTTCGATCCCCTTCATCATTTCCTATGTCATTGCCCTGCTTGGGAACGGCCTGCTCATCTGCATTATTATCATAAAGAGCAGCCTGCATGAACCCATGTACCTCTTCCTCTGCATGCTGGCTGGAGCAGACCTTGTGCTCTCCACCTGCATAGTACCCCAGGCCTTGGCCATCTTCTGGTTCCATGCTGGGGAGATCTCTCTGGATCAATGCATCACTCAGGTTTTTTTCTACTCTTCCACCTTCATTTCTGAGTCAGGGATCTTGCTGATGATGGCGTTTGACCGCTACATTGCCATATGCTATCCCCTGAGATACACCACTATTTTTACAGGTGCACTGATTGGGAAAGTCGGTATGATCATCTTCCTGAGAAGTTATGGTACAATTTTCCCTATAATATTTCTTCTGAAAAGATTGACTTTCTGCCAAAATAATATTATTCCACACACCTTTTGTGAACACATTGGTTTGGCCAAATATGCTTGTAATGACATTCGAGTGAACATCTGGTATGGACTTTTTGTCATCATATCGACAGTGGTCTTAGATGTCctgttaatatttgtttcttaTGTGCTGGTTCTCCGTGCTGTCTTCCATATGCCTTCCCGAGACGCTCGCAACAAAACTCTCAACACATGTGGCTCTCATGTCTGCAtcatcatccttttttatggGCCTGCAATCTCCACAAGTCTTATTCAGCGGTTTGGACACCACATTCCACCTCATATCCACATCTTATTGGCTAATGTCTGCATTCTGGTTCCACCTATGCTGAATCCCATCATTTATGGGATTAAGACCAAGCAAATCCGGGAGCAGGTGTCTTACATATTTTTCCCAAAGCAGAAATAACCTTGGCAGAAGAACAGCATTTTTGGCATCTCTTGCTATCAGTGAAAGTGTAGTGAAATTGGTGCATGGTGTGGGTCAACTGAAACAGTAGGAAAAGCTCAGTAACTTTAATTTATGGAGTAAATTTATCAGGGAGTTTTCAAGAGTTATATTTTCTATTGGCCAAATAACCTCAGAGATGTTTGTCATGTCTGGCTGGGCCAACTACCATCTGCAATGAACCCGAgacagcatgatttttttttcctgaagtttgtccttttaaacaataGTCTGATTATTAGAAATGCATCAATAAGAGCAGTGCTCTATCCTGGGAATTTGCTCAACTATTCCTCATGGAGTTTTGCAATTTCTTAAACATCTTATGATATCTGGGCAATCATATACAAACCTTCATTCCTTTATGTCCCTCATTTCAGTTAAATGACATTCTTAGAATCAGGGATTCCTAGGCTTCACAGTTATTTCTATTATAATTCATATCCTGCCATCACATGTGGTTGTTATAGAGGGATGTAAATGAATTAcatgtttcatattttatagaATAATATTTGAGGAGCTGGAGGCTGATCACTCATACTGGGTAAAGACTCCTGTGGTTTCTGAGGGGTGGTGTGTGGCTGGGGAGATGCTGAGGAAGGGGATGCCCTAAATCTTAGTATCAGGCcatgtttttcttcctcactGGGGCATTCAAGGCCTTTGAAGACCTCATTCCTGACCTTCTTTATAACAGCACTGCCCATGTCACTTTCCAAGAGGCCCAGGTGTCAGACACACCAGGCCATCAACGCCTCACCTTTCCCAGACCATGCCACTCTCTTCACGCCCCTGCTCTGCCTTGGGATAACCTCCATCGGCTTGGGGAAAAGCCTGTTCCTCCTTCCACGCCCACTTCTCATCTGGTCTCCTCTGTGACATGCTCTCTAACCACAGCTCCTTTCCAGGGTGGTCTCCAGTTGGTACATCCTCTCTGAGAGAAATATCTTATTTGCCATATTTCTCTCtcttgtgtatatatgtatacatattactGATCATACGGCACCTAAGATTCTGTAACCTATTTTTCTTACTCAGTGACACATTACTGGCATtgatcatttgaaaatatatagatCTCTACAATACATTTCTACATATACATTGTATTCATTGTACAG
The genomic region above belongs to Neovison vison isolate M4711 chromosome 7, ASM_NN_V1, whole genome shotgun sequence and contains:
- the LOC122914091 gene encoding olfactory receptor 52B4-like, translated to MISLNHTAISHRVFYLLGIPGLEDQHRWISIPFIISYVIALLGNGLLICIIIIKSSLHEPMYLFLCMLAGADLVLSTCIVPQALAIFWFHAGEISLDQCITQVFFYSSTFISESGILLMMAFDRYIAICYPLRYTTIFTGALIGKVGMIIFLRSYGTIFPIIFLLKRLTFCQNNIIPHTFCEHIGLAKYACNDIRVNIWYGLFVIISTVVLDVLLIFVSYVLVLRAVFHMPSRDARNKTLNTCGSHVCIIILFYGPAISTSLIQRFGHHIPPHIHILLANVCILVPPMLNPIIYGIKTKQIREQVSYIFFPKQK